One Heteronotia binoei isolate CCM8104 ecotype False Entrance Well chromosome 3, APGP_CSIRO_Hbin_v1, whole genome shotgun sequence genomic window, AATTCAGCTTCAGTCCACTTCAGTGATggcttgcaagtggattttgccatctcacacattaaaatccagttgcaaagtgcaatgAAAGTGTGTTGTTTAGTTTGTGGGAAAACACTTGTTTTAAACGGCACTTGCATGGAAGCCTAACAGTTTGAGCCGGCTTTTACACCACAGTCATACATCCCCATATCTCAGAGAGGACCCAGTAATTCTCTTTTTACTGTTTAAGTATCACCCATGCTGACAATGAATTCATAAATCCACTATGAACTACCCAAAGTCATGCCCACATCTAAAATCAGAACAAAAATCACATCTAAAATCAGAACAGGacacttctggtgtcctggccccactgacggaccttgtgatggcacctgggttttttggccactatgtgacacacagagtgttggattggatgggccattggcctgatccaacatggcttctcttatgttcttaacaaagaAACTTGAAAACGAATGACTGCAGTGACTAAAAAGGAGGGTTTTTATTTCATGgttgctgtaaaaaaaaaaacccaaacaaaccctGAAGATTTGTCTTAAACTGCATACTAGTTACAGCTATGAATGTTTTTGAATGTGTATAACCCTTTTAGAAGGGGCTGTCTTGTATTGCATGATCTGTACACTGTATTCCCAGACTCAATGGCAGACTGAAAATCCAGGAGTATTTCAAAGGTAAGCACTTGCCATGAAATAATCCCTTCCCACATGCTGATGTTAGAGCTAGAAgctatttccttttcctttttcagaAACAGGGAGCACAATGAGAGCAGGAAGGAGACGTTCTCTGATCAATGGCTTGATTCCCATGTTCACATACGATGCAGCAAAGTGGTGCTGAGACTGTTTTTACCTTGTCAGCGTCACACGGAAAATATTTCCTATGAATGCACCCCCATGTGGTGACAGCTGGTATTTACCACGTCAGCTCGGGAGCTTTTCCCCTGATTTTGTAAATACCAGCTGTCACCTCACCAGAGCACATTCCTGTGGATTATTTCCCCATGTGAACCTGACAAGGTAAAATTATCTGGCGATTACCACCTCAAAAGTGAACATGGCAATCAAGCCTATGTGTTCCAACAATCAACCAACCTTGTTCCATCTTGTCTTCACTTCCCTTGTagattctttttttggggggcagggactCAGATTCATCTCAAAAGAAAATACGTAGGTAGATGGTGCTCTTGTTTTCCCAAACTCGAGACCTTTTGTCAAAAGCAGAAGGCTTGGAGAAGCCTCCGGGAAGAAAAAAGGCCCCTAAAAGCCTTGGAGAAGAATAAAAGTGCCCCTAAAGGTCAGAAAAAATAAAGCCTACCCCAAAGACATTCAAAACCAGTTGAGGAAAACAACAGACAAATGTTTGGCATTGCTTTGATTAACACTAACCTCAACGGCTTATCTCACAAATACAAGCGGCGCTGCCCACCAATTAAAGAAGCTAATTTAATTAGTCATCTGCCTATTAAAAATGGGTTACCAATGACACTCAAAAACACTCAGGAGCGTATCCTACTAGCTTTTTCATTAgtggaaaaaaaaaaacgggGTGGGAGCCATTTTTGACTACCCAAAAAGGCTATATGCTGAAGGTTTTAAAAGGCCCTTGTGAACAAAGCCACATGGGACAGCGACTACAGTGAAAAGGGGAATAGGAAGACATCAGACAAGTGGAAAAGCTGTAGGACCAAACCCTCatcatagaagatgaagaagatattggatttatatcccgccctccactccaaagagtctcagagcggctcacaatctcctttacccttccctcccccacaacagacacccatgtgaggtgggtggggctggagagggctctcacagcagctgccctttcaaggacaacctctgccagagctatgggctgacccaaggccatgccagcagcagcaagtgaaggagtggggaataaaactcggttctcccagataagagtccgcacacttaaccactacaccaaactggctctcacgacAACATGTTAATACCGGAGCCTtcccccgccgcccccccccccccccacccccccccccccacaatgaagAAGGTATGATACAAGTTCAGGAACAAACAttatccctcccccctctttacccccccactttttttgtttgtttgtttgttccctATTGCATTGTCAACATTGAGCCAAAAATAGTCTCAAAAACATCTTTGGCTCTCAGCCTCCAGTTAAGACATGCAGTCCACTGACGAAAAGTAGCTGCCAATACTGAGTCCATTAAAACTTTAGGTGATTCATCAAAAGATCAAACCAATACAAAGCTTGCCCTAAAAAATGTTCAGTATATACAAATCAAGAGAGTTCTCCTTTTTTAACCACAGAAACAATTTTCCAATTTCTATCGTATTATGTCTCTTTTCTAGCTCTGAGCTGGGGAAAAGTCACAAGACAGGCCTGTTTTACACTGTATCGTTGAAGTGTTCTGAAACCTACATCATTTAGTATATAGAGCAAGGGTGAATGGATTGGAACCCTCGGTTGAAAATGCCCTTTATCCATTTGGGTGGCCTTTAAGTCACACTCAACTTCATCGCCCTTTTAGtctgttagaatttttttttttgacaggaCATTTGATAGTGAAACAAAATGTTGTGTGTTTGGGGCCTTCAGTTGTTAGTGGTGGTAGGAGCCTGGGAATACAGGATACCACTTGTTTTATTCTCACACAAGAGCCATCCCTATTTGTTTGTGACCAGTTCAGATCAACAACAGCCTCACCTTCCAAAGCCATGCTCTTTCAACATTCTCATTCCACTCCAATGGAAATCTTGCAAAAGTCATTCAAAACGTTTTAACAGACTACCCCTGCACTGAATAGTCTGAAAACTCTCAAACTAGATACACTGTAGATGAAACAAGTACTTGCCTTCAGTGCCAGCCCGCGGGTGCTCGTTGCGCCCCACTGCAGGCCTCCCTTGCACTCATGCCCccccctgccctctgaccccACCCTCCCTCCGCAGCATGCCCCACTGCTCCCTACCCCCGGTGTAGATCAAGGGCGCACCTAGCTCAGCCCTACGGCTTCAACACAGGTGGCCTTGATAAGTCTTTGAAGGCAAGCCTGGCCGTCTGGTACGGGATCAGGTGGAAGCCAAGGTGTGCTCTGatcacaccgggggggggggggcagagtgcaaGGGAGGTAGGAGACAGAGGGGGGGGCAGAGTGCAAGGGAGGCAGCAGTGGGGGCAGAGCACGAGGGTGGCGGCAGAAGGGTGAACAGAGTGCAAGggatggaggcggtggcagggGCGGGCAGAGCGCAAGGGAGGAGGcggtgggaggagacagcaggcaggcaaactaggtgcttgtcaTGGGCACCAGGAGCAGGGGAAGCCCAAGTCATCACCCccttcccagcaccctaggcaagcacctagtttgcctagtgggcgagccagccccgCTTGCCTTACATCTCTCTTCAGTTCGTGTCTGCAACCAAAGCCTGCAACTAGGGATTATGCACAGAACATTATACCACCTAACACAAGGAAAGGTAAGTGATTCTAAATAAATCCATTTCTTTTATAAGCCTACGGCTCATTTGGGGAAGGGGATTATAcaaatttggaaaaaaaactCCTCAGAGCAGAATATCACATAAAACATCCCACTTAGCATTTTCAACTGAAGGAATGGAGAAAACAATTTTCCGACAGCACCCATTACTGAGTTCTCCTCACACAAACGGATGGGAAATGGACAACCATGTGACACATAAGTCTTCCTCAACAGCACAATTAGGAAACATCACTTGGTGATTGTTCATACACACTGgggccagtgttccttctaagctgagttagtgtgagctagctcacagtattttagcttccgactcacacatttttgtcttagctcaggaaaaatgcccccggagcagactaatttatgctgtagctcaccacttaaatgccagtaactcacaaagtagaatttttgctcgcaggactccacagcttagagggagcactggaggTATGTGTGCAGAAACTGCAACTGGGATTCCAGTCTCTGCACAGCAAATGCAACATGCTATATAGCCATTACGCAAGATGGTCCAATATGGAGGAGATAAAAACATCTCATTAGAAGCCTTCTGCAACAAAACATgacccgggggagggggggatacctCCATCATACATACTTGGCTGTGGCAAAAGACCTGGATCAATTCACCTTCAGATGGAATTAATCACACCACTTGTAACTTTTCTTTTTATCGCTCTTAGGCAGTGAAAACATCATCAACAACGATGAGACAGAAGTCAATGAGTCCCTCTTTGATGGCCCAGGTTGCACTTAGAATAATTACAATTTCTAGGATTTCCCCTTTTAATGGCTGGTCCACTAACAACTTCATGACTGGCAGTGTTGAGGAGAAATCTGCAgtcattcttaaaaaaaaaaaaggtagtggTCTCAGCAATAATTGCAATCAGCACATAAATAACTTGATTACTGAAATCATACAATTCTCTAGATCAGGATCTGAGCATGTACCACGCCCTGTTTAATTTATAAAACATAAGCCAATAACTTTTAAAACAGCTCGCCAAAGACCTAGATCAGTCAATTCTGAGGATAAGTTTTCAAAGATGAATGACATCAGATAAGGCAACCCATCAATGTTCAGGAAAGCAAACTGCAGGCATCATCTGTCACCTTCAAAATGGACACTTGACCCATGACATCATATATATCCTTTGCTCAAAGTTCTACCTCCAATCGTGAAAACTGAGAAATTATCTGTAGGATTTGTTTTTTTAGCTGGACTTGGTAACAACTTATGACAACCCTAGCATCAAAATCCAAAACATGATATATAATTTTGGTAGTTTTGTTCAATGTCAAGGAAACAGAATGTTGTCCCTCTTTTAAGATCAAATAAGAAACATTTTCTTAATCATATTGTAAATTCATGTTCAAATGTACACTCAGAAATGTACTTCATAGAACGTTCTTGTTTGTATGAGAAGGTGGCAACGCTTGGAAAAAGGCCAAACTGATTAATGGAAGGGAAAATAACATACCTTGTGTTCTTgcatggtttgtttttttaaaaaaataacattttgttTCATGTTAAGAAAAAGGCATGATTACTGTCCAACAAAACCATTAAGTctgattttttccccaaaaaacaaaagCCTGGGACATAATACAAAGCTCAGAATCCGCATGAAATATCACTTACCCAATTTCACAAATGTAAAACGAAAActagaaaagaaacaaaatttaAAGGTGAAACTGCAGTAGAACACAATTCTGAACCATAACCATttagtgttggaaatgtaccctGGAAATGATTAAACAGAGTAACTTTGGGAACTGTCCTTAAGACTGCATTCACATGAATTGGTTCCTATTAAATCCAGTGTGATTTCAGCAAGTACAACATATAGCACTGGAAATAAATCACCAAACTTCATGGAAAGACTATTTCATTTTCTTCAATTTGAAATTGTTATCAAGTGTTTATTCATAAACTATTAAAAAATTACATGTGCTGGGATACATATGAGACCACAACCCGTCCCATCGTACAGTGATGCTGTGTTTACGGATATCGTTGTCACGGCCTGCTGCCCCAAGGGATAAGAATCAATACTTGATAAATAGATTTGTACAGTCCCTCATTTGGTCTTCCCAAGTGCCAGTACACATCTGGAGCTGTACAAGGGCAATTGCATTTGACTTGAACCTCCCAAAATTGGCTACAGCAGTAGTCAAAGAAAGAGATTTTGGTTGAGTTATGAAAAGAAACCACCACTACCACCCCTGCTAAAACGAACAATTTCTATCTGTTCCTCACTAATTAGCCCAATTAGTCATCTTAGCAGGGAGGTTCATAAGAGTAATAATTcatgaacaacagcaacaacaaaatatATCATACATatatttctcttttttcccccttttctttttttcctgaccCGATTGTTTAAGGTTTTGGTCGTGATTACTTATATTAATTTTATAGTGATTTCTGACATTCTCCAGAGACCGCTACTGCTTTGGAGATCAAGCTCAGAAGACAGTGCAACCCTTCTGAGAAGATCACAGACTCTGGGCCTCATCCTGAAAGCTCCTCATCACTCTGAAATAGTTCACAATACTCTCCCCAACCTGCTTCCTGCAAATATAGAGGCACAGGTAGGCCGGTAGAACTTGACACTGATGTTCAACATACATCTTAAAGGCTACAGTCCTTCACTCCAGTAGAAGCCTAATTATATGCAGGACCTAAACATTTGCATGGGTGGTTTCCTACACCATCAACACGCTCGGAACATTTCACGCATCACACAGCAACAAATTCTGTTTTGCTACCGAAGTGTGCAGTCGATAGAGACCCACAGCCAACTCAGCTCCCTGCCCAGAATAGCCTTCTAGCATACATGTTGTCCAACCTCTATTTCCCGCCATCACACTTTACATTTCGTTTCTTACCTAAAACATGTAATGTGCGAAGAGACCCTATTATATGTTTCAAAGGGAAGTTAAACCATGTGCAAACAGTAAGCATTCGGGACAACTGGACCCTCAAATAATGAAGGAAATGCTACCGCatatataaaaataggtgctacaataaaatattttttgtaTATATTTCATCAATAAGTTATTTTTACTAACCAGTTATGGATCATATATCTCTGAACTCTTTTATTGATTTGACCACATCTAtggtgatctttttttttttaaagattgtaaTATCGTTTTTAATTTAAAAGTCCAGAAACATACAAatacatccttttttttttttccttaaaaaagggaggggaaaaagaagaaaacaaccTTGTATTAAAGTCAGGTGTGCTAaccttataaaaaaaaaaaagccaatcaGACACATCCATGGCTATACGAGGAATCCGGTGCCCTGTACTTCTcaattaaaggggaaaaaaaaaatcaaatccatcACCAGTGTGTATCTGACATAAAACAAAAGGCAATAGTGATTGCTATGACCACTTTGACATCCAGCCACTCAAGACCCATTTCCTTAACATACCCCATGCCTCTCTTAACACGACATTTGCCACAGAAAGGAGCGAAAGAACAAATCCTGCACCAGTTCACCCAGCAAATTGGTTCTTAGCAgctgtaaacaaaacaaaacaaaatagagAAAGAGAACTATAACTATGGAATCAGCACACCCTTTTGATAGCTTTTCCCGAAGCTGGAAATTCCTGTGCCAAGGCACTTCACCTTCCAACAAAATGAAGCAAGGAGGTGGAGAGACAGGAAAGGGGATGTGAAAGGGAGAAGATAAACATTGTGTTTCCTCGTGTGTGGTTGTTAAATACAAATGCTCTAGGGGAGAGGAAAGGTCTCAGAACTGACTGAATGTGGTCTGTTTTTCCAACACTTCGAGGTAGTCCGGCTCTGCGTTTAGTTTTGCTTTTAGCTCCAGGTATTCGTTCCTGTTTGGCTCTACATAAACAGTACTTGGGGGGGTGTAGAGCACTGTCTCCCGGATCCTGCTGTCCCCCGGGCCAGGATGCAAGTAGGGATGTGGGGGACGCCTAAGGTCATAATTGGGGGAATAAGTGTAGGCAGTTGGGGGGAACTTGGGGTACTCAGGAAGGTTACTGCCCCCCAAGGTGGAAGAAGGACGTTTATCGGGCTCCAAAATGCCCCTGTAAAAACGATCAGCATCCTGCACAGGGGATAGCAATTCGTCCCGAGGCTCAATGGTGCTCACACTGTATGTGGGGCTCCGAAGGGGCTCCTCTTGCCCCCCTGGAGCTGCTGAGGGCTGCCCCAAGGCCTGCGGGGGTGGCGGGGGTTGGGGTTGGAGGTGATGGTTGCTGTAGGTCACCTTGAGCTCATGGAGGTCTTTGTAATCCTCACCCGCATTGCCCTCCCTGGAGCGATAGATTGGGTTCTTGCACATGTGGCCTAAGGGGTGAGGGATGTACTCATAGACGTGTCCTGCAGGGGTTTTCACCTTGGGCAAAGCCggaccacctcctcctcctccacggtGAAGATGCTGTGGATGTTGCTGGTGATGGGCATGAGCATGAGAATGGGGGGCTCCCCCTCCTGTGTACACACTGTACTGCATGTTGAAGGAGCTCACATCCGAGTTGTTAGCGCTGGCGTGGTCACCACCCTGAACCTTCTTCCTGCGCTTCATGACCAACACAAAGAGACCCGCAGCCACAAACACAGACATAATGAAGACCAGCAGCAGGCTAAGGATCAGCACCGACAAAGGCAccgtggaagaagaggaggaggaggaggaaccaccAGAAGGTAATGCTGCATCATCCTCCTCCGAGGTGCTATTGGATTGCCCAGAGTTGGAGAAGGGAGTGGTCCTGGCTGGTCCCTGCATGGATGATGGAGTGGGTGTGGAAACAATGATATCAGAGTAGTCCGGGCACAGCAGCTCTGCTTTGATGCTCCTCATGTCATGCTGGGCAAATTTCTTAGGGGATTCACAGATTACCTGGTCCACAAGGACACCCGTGTTGAGTTGCTCGAGCCACAGCTTCATGCCCACCACATCACATGTACAATCCCAAGGGTTCTCATGGAGATCAATCTGCAGCAAGGATTTCAGTTGGTCAAGCACCCCACTaacaggaaggtaggagaaatgGTTGCTCCTCAGGCTCAACCTATAGAGAGTCAAGCCAGAAAAAATGCCTCCAGGTAAAGACCTCAGCAAGTTATTGTTGAGAAACAAGAGCTGCAAGTTGGGCACGGGATCAAAAGTACCCGCCTCAATTTCCCGGATCACATTATACTGCAGGAAGAGGTACTGCAAACTTTGAAGCCCATAGAAAAGCTCCGGGGTCAGTCTCTCAATCCGGTTTCCATTCAGGTAAAGCCTCCGCAAGTTAGTTAGATCCGCAAAGGCCCGGTCCTGAATGGATGAGATGCGATTGTTGCCCAAGTGGAGCAAATCCAATCCAGTAGCATCCAGGAAATCTGACCGGTGCACCTGCATGATGTAGTTCTCAGTCAAATACATTTTCTTGGGGTTGTAGGGTTTGGGCTGAAGCTCCGAGATATTCTCTATCTTCCTCTCCTGGCAGTTGACATTGAGACCCAAATCAGAGATCTGCAGGTTGCAAGTGCAAGCTGTGGGACACTCCAAAGGCACCGGAGATTTGGTCTGATAGGCGATGCTGGGCCCATAATTACTGTATCCCAGGTCCTTGGAGGGCAGGCGAGAGGTGGGGCGCACCCTGGATTTGTTGGGCTGGCGGGTCCCCTTGGGGGGCTTCAAGTGTGATTTGTAAACAGCCGAGGAGGAAGTGGCCACAGAATTCACCGAGGCCGGGGTCGTGTGGAAATACCCCGTGGTGCTCAGCGGGGTCTGCGGTGGCATCTCATAGTCGGAGATGAGCCTCCTAGGGCAAAGCTCCTGCTTGGAGACCTCGTCCAAATCCCTCCCGTGCAAACGGAAAGGCGTTTCACAGACCACGTCCCCCACCAAGGCTGAATAGGAGATGCTGTCTAGCCAATCCTTTAGGGCAATCAGCTCGCAGGAGCAATTCCAGGGATTCTCCTCCAGCTGCAGCTCCACCACCTTATCCATGTGCTGCAGGAGACCCAAGTAGGGCAACAGCTTCAGCCGGTTGCCCCTTAAATCGAGGTGAGTCAAGGGTACAAAACGGAAGAGGTTGATGGGCAGAGAGGAGAGGAGGTTGTCGTTGAGGATTAGCACCTGCAGCAGGTGCAGCTTGCTGAAAGCACTGGGCTCGATGGCGCTGATGTAGTTGTAGTCGACCTGGAGATACTCCAAGTTCTCCAGCCCCACAAAAGTATCATCCCGCAAGATCtccagtttgttgttgttcaggtgGAGCCTCCTCAAGCCCCTAAGCCCATGGAAGGCCCCCGTTTCGATGTCCTGGATGTCGTTGCTGCCTAGATGCAAGATCGAAGCTCCACTGTAATTGACAAACTGGTTGGGGTAGAGCCTGTTGAGCAAATTCCCAGACAGGAGGAGGTGGTAAACAGGAAATCTGGGAGGGCTGATCTCAAAGAGGCTGATGATCCCACGGTTCTCGCAGCTGACTGTCAAGATGCCGTCCTTCTCCTCGCAAGGACACCCGTTGTCACAGATTTCCCCATAATACTCGACGCTCTCTGCCCACGCCAGGACCAGAGACGTTAAAGCAAAAGCTATGGTTTGCACCATCCAGATATGCATTTTCCTGTTGAGATCCTGCTCCAAAGTCACTGTAGAGCAGCAAGCATACATGTTATCTCCtgcggaggaagaagaagagaagacaaaACGCCAGTGTGACACAAGGACAGGGACCCAGGTGTGACAAAGTtgaagagttttttttttcctttaagaaTTGGGGAACAGGCACATTGGAAGAATTTCCTTCTAACTGCCAAGTTtggatcctttttttaaaaagaacacccAGGGGGGCTGCTGCTATTGAAAATAACAACAGCTTTGCTGAATTTCCAAATATAAGGTTACAACGAGCACACCGTTCTGCTCCTAATTCTAAGAGGGCATTTTGTTCGCTCGCTTTTATTTTtacagcctgcttctccccctctctGCAGACACAGAGATCCTGTCCATAAATATACATAAAATGGCTGTCAGTTTAGTTACTCCGTTCTAATTTTCAGAGAAGGGAAGCACTGTTGGAGAAGGGTTCCGACCTCACCTATAGCTCACTCAAGccaacctcctccctccctgttccGTTTCAGAACCTTCTGAATGAACAGCAACTGGCAAGGAGGTCTTCCCCCATTTTTTGCCTAAGCATGCAGCTTCCTTGACggttctcccctccaccaccaccacccacaggCAAACAGGCACACTATTCGTCCATTGTTGTTTAAGCCACCGCATGATATAGAACGTGGGGGGTTTACAGAAGTGATTACatgacagtggtcattttgtaaaataaaataaaataaatctcagAAGGATGTTTCCAAAATGCCCGGTTCCCTAAAACAAGCTCACTCAAGCCCTTGCAAAAAGCAAccataacaaaacaaaaacccctctaCAATTTCTTAatcaaagggaaggggggggggtgttctagcAGAAGTGATGGAATTCTCCAGCAGAGTAATTTAATCTACGCCCCCTCGTCATCTTGTGTgcttccaaaataaataaataagcaaaggaCGGCGCTGGCCACCGCTGGAACATTTATGAATTCTTGTTAGGGgcaagatatttttttttccccttaaggAAGTCATCATGGCTCGCTTTGATTGATCCTCCGGCAAAAGGAGTGGTTTCCCTCAAAGCACTGGCCAAAAAGCAGCAAGGGAACAGGGGCATGCACAGAGGTGTGAAGGGGAAGCATCCTCCTTTGGCCATTCACCCCGGAATTTGACAAGCATGCCAGACCTGAGGATTGTCCCCACAACCTCGACCATCTCTGACTGACCTCTTCCCCATgctttggcttaaaaaaaaaaaatgagagagagagagactcgcCTAATTGCAATGGAGCGAGCTAAGTGGGTTTCCCAGAGGCAGCTCATTCCCAAGTCCAGGAGAGCAGTGGAGTTGCTGTTTCTCAGCTGCCATAGTGGTGGCTGTCAGCATCCTCCAAGTCTTCCAAGGAGAAGGCACTGGAGACAGGCGGATGGGGAAATACCCTCCTTGCatgctcttctttctctctctctgaggcACACACAGCCTTCTCTCCTTCTGACCTGTGTCTGAAATTGAGTCTCTGGAACTGCATTCAGATAGAGAACACAATCgcaatccccaccaccaccaccaccgtctctctctcaccccctccccccccatttccctcTTTTCTGGTTCCCCACGAAGGTCCCCTCTCCACTTGTCTGAATGCAATCTCGAACACGGAAGACcttagggggagagagaggcgAAGGGGCAGGATAAAGCAATCTCACAGCCTTCAGCCAAGGGAAGAAGAGGGTTTGTCTTATGTGCCTGTTAAATAAAAGAGGAAGGTTTGCAAAGCTGCTCAGGGGGtcaggagattgggggggggggcgggggtatCCTAGACCTGGGACAGACCGCCAAGCGTCTTGCCCGGGTTCAAGGGTTTTGCAGCACAAGCTAAGCAGGGGAGGGTGGAAGTCCTTGGCGCTCCGGCTGAACAGTCCAGGGCAAAAGGAAAGCCAGAAAGGCATATTTCTCTCTAgcctgctctctctttctctctctctttcactgcaTCAAGCaacggactggggggggggatggggggaggcaCTGCTTCTATCAACTCCCAGCTCCCCAGAGCTGTTCGTCCACAA contains:
- the SLITRK5 gene encoding SLIT and NTRK-like protein 5; the protein is MYACCSTVTLEQDLNRKMHIWMVQTIAFALTSLVLAWAESVEYYGEICDNGCPCEEKDGILTVSCENRGIISLFEISPPRFPVYHLLLSGNLLNRLYPNQFVNYSGASILHLGSNDIQDIETGAFHGLRGLRRLHLNNNKLEILRDDTFVGLENLEYLQVDYNYISAIEPSAFSKLHLLQVLILNDNLLSSLPINLFRFVPLTHLDLRGNRLKLLPYLGLLQHMDKVVELQLEENPWNCSCELIALKDWLDSISYSALVGDVVCETPFRLHGRDLDEVSKQELCPRRLISDYEMPPQTPLSTTGYFHTTPASVNSVATSSSAVYKSHLKPPKGTRQPNKSRVRPTSRLPSKDLGYSNYGPSIAYQTKSPVPLECPTACTCNLQISDLGLNVNCQERKIENISELQPKPYNPKKMYLTENYIMQVHRSDFLDATGLDLLHLGNNRISSIQDRAFADLTNLRRLYLNGNRIERLTPELFYGLQSLQYLFLQYNVIREIEAGTFDPVPNLQLLFLNNNLLRSLPGGIFSGLTLYRLSLRSNHFSYLPVSGVLDQLKSLLQIDLHENPWDCTCDVVGMKLWLEQLNTGVLVDQVICESPKKFAQHDMRSIKAELLCPDYSDIIVSTPTPSSMQGPARTTPFSNSGQSNSTSEEDDAALPSGGSSSSSSSSTVPLSVLILSLLLVFIMSVFVAAGLFVLVMKRRKKVQGGDHASANNSDVSSFNMQYSVYTGGGAPHSHAHAHHQQHPQHLHRGGGGGGPALPKVKTPAGHVYEYIPHPLGHMCKNPIYRSREGNAGEDYKDLHELKVTYSNHHLQPQPPPPPQALGQPSAAPGGQEEPLRSPTYSVSTIEPRDELLSPVQDADRFYRGILEPDKRPSSTLGGSNLPEYPKFPPTAYTYSPNYDLRRPPHPYLHPGPGDSRIRETVLYTPPSTVYVEPNRNEYLELKAKLNAEPDYLEVLEKQTTFSQF